The following proteins are encoded in a genomic region of Variovorax paradoxus:
- a CDS encoding IS3 family transposase (programmed frameshift), translated as MRDQRRRRWSLAEKAALVRRSYEPGMSVSLVARQEGVAASLLFQWRKLERQGALTAVSAGEAVVPASELAAARAEIAKLQRVLGKKTLENEILKEAVEYGRRKKVDCALALAGRGRPVKAVCQVLGLARSNIHRLQARPESWIDARTRRTAPASDVALLDEIKAQITELPTYGYRRACALVNRHRATIGAPRVNAKRIYRVMAAHALLLPKAPRRRQSSRPHEGKVAVAHSDMRWCSDGFEIKCDSGQTVTATFTKDCCDREILAYRAWEGKGLPGEPVREMLIEAVEKRFGDIEGVPETHALEFLSDNGGAYIAAETRQIARQLGLKPVNTPVCSPQSNGMAESFVNTFKRDYVSRMDLVDARTVMAQMAAAFEHFNEVHPHSALKMKSPREFRQHRAAHQRLAQIEQTLHCK; from the exons ATGAGGGACCAGCGCCGCAGGCGCTGGTCCCTTGCAGAGAAGGCCGCACTGGTTCGTCGAAGCTACGAACCTGGCATGAGCGTGTCGCTCGTCGCACGTCAGGAAGGCGTTGCCGCCAGCCTGCTGTTCCAGTGGCGCAAGCTGGAGCGGCAAGGGGCGCTGACGGCTGTATCGGCGGGCGAGGCTGTGGTGCCGGCTTCGGAACTGGCAGCCGCTCGTGCCGAGATCGCCAAGCTACAGCGCGTGCTTGGCAAGAAGACGCTGGAGAACGAGATCCTCAAGGAAGCTGTGGAGTACG GCCGCCGAAAAAAAGTGGATTGCGCGCTCGCCCTTGCTGGACGGGGACGGCCAGTGAAGGCCGTCTGCCAAGTCCTTGGGTTGGCGCGCTCGAACATTCATCGCTTGCAAGCTCGCCCCGAGTCCTGGATCGACGCCCGGACACGACGCACGGCGCCTGCAAGCGACGTGGCCTTGCTCGACGAGATCAAGGCCCAGATCACCGAGTTGCCGACCTATGGCTACCGGCGTGCCTGCGCGTTGGTGAACCGGCATCGAGCCACCATCGGTGCGCCGCGAGTGAACGCCAAGCGCATCTACCGCGTGATGGCGGCTCATGCATTGCTGCTACCGAAGGCGCCGAGACGGCGCCAGTCCAGCCGGCCCCATGAGGGCAAGGTGGCCGTCGCGCACAGCGACATGCGCTGGTGCTCGGACGGCTTCGAGATCAAGTGTGATTCGGGGCAGACCGTGACCGCGACCTTCACCAAGGACTGCTGCGACCGCGAGATCCTGGCTTACCGGGCGTGGGAAGGTAAGGGGCTGCCGGGCGAGCCGGTGCGCGAGATGCTCATCGAGGCCGTGGAGAAGCGCTTCGGCGACATCGAGGGCGTCCCCGAGACTCACGCCTTGGAGTTCCTCTCGGACAACGGAGGCGCGTACATCGCGGCCGAGACCCGGCAGATCGCTCGACAACTGGGCTTGAAGCCGGTCAACACGCCCGTGTGCAGCCCGCAGAGCAACGGCATGGCTGAGAGCTTCGTGAACACGTTCAAGCGCGATTACGTCAGCCGCATGGACCTTGTCGACGCGAGAACGGTGATGGCGCAGATGGCCGCAGCCTTCGAGCACTTCAATGAGGTGCATCCGCACTCGGCATTGAAGATGAAATCACCCAGGGAGTTCAGGCAGCATCGCGCTGCCCACCAGCGCCTTGCTCAGATCGAGCAGACGCTACATTGCAAATAG
- a CDS encoding Stp1/IreP family PP2C-type Ser/Thr phosphatase translates to MASVGASLFSNRPPLSWEFAALTDVGRARAHNEDDLHVDPALGLAVLADGMGGYKGGEVASAMAVSLVHTSFGRWYAQAGPQAPARVIRRALQAATDEANSAILEAGIANDELQGMGTTLVLAAFRPQRVLVGHIGDSRCYRLRNNKLEQLTRDHSLRQQQLDAGAITAEEALHSPHRNLVTRAVGVEAQVLLEMHEHTARPDDLYLLCSDGLSEMISDAQLFTLLNHDVGLQQKASLLVAIANDNGGRDNISVVLAKAHVGDAPGAA, encoded by the coding sequence ATGGCGAGTGTCGGCGCGTCCCTCTTTTCCAACCGGCCTCCGCTGTCCTGGGAGTTCGCCGCGCTGACCGATGTCGGCCGCGCGCGTGCCCACAACGAGGACGACCTTCATGTGGACCCGGCGCTCGGCCTCGCCGTGCTGGCCGACGGCATGGGGGGCTACAAGGGTGGCGAGGTGGCCAGCGCCATGGCCGTGTCGCTGGTGCACACCAGCTTCGGCCGCTGGTATGCGCAGGCCGGGCCGCAGGCGCCGGCGCGCGTGATCCGGCGCGCCCTGCAGGCCGCCACCGACGAGGCGAATTCGGCCATTCTCGAAGCCGGCATTGCCAACGACGAGCTGCAGGGCATGGGCACGACCCTGGTGCTGGCGGCCTTCAGGCCCCAGCGTGTGCTGGTCGGCCACATCGGCGATTCGCGCTGCTACCGGCTTCGCAACAACAAGCTCGAGCAGCTCACGCGCGACCATTCACTGCGCCAGCAGCAACTCGACGCGGGCGCAATCACCGCCGAGGAGGCCCTGCATTCGCCCCACCGCAACCTGGTGACGCGGGCGGTCGGCGTGGAGGCCCAGGTCTTGCTGGAGATGCATGAACACACCGCAAGGCCGGATGATCTCTACCTGCTTTGCTCCGACGGGCTCAGTGAAATGATCTCGGATGCGCAGCTTTTCACGCTTTTGAATCACGATGTCGGACTTCAGCAGAAAGCATCACTTTTGGTTGCAATTGCAAACGACAATGGCGGCCGGGATAACATTTCGGTTGTTCTGGCAAAAGCGCACGTCGGTGACGCGCCTGGTGCCGCCTAG
- a CDS encoding 3',5'-cyclic-nucleotide phosphodiesterase, whose translation MQVRVLGCSGAIAKDCRTTSFLVDTDLLVDAGTGVGDLTLDEMAGIDDVVLTHCHLDHIAALPLMLDAVGARRTRPVRVHALRPTIEALRAHVFNNVIWPDFESIPSPEAPFVSFHDITVGQTLQLGTATPKHIEVLPAVHTVPACGFAVCRAEGGANWVFTGDTERNPPFWDRVNALDVAMLVIETAFSNREQALAERSLHLSPRVLADELANIGPGKQYPIYITHTKPAETEEIMSQIQLLAGRQVAGLAQRDIRWLKADGVLTF comes from the coding sequence ATGCAGGTTCGCGTGCTGGGCTGCTCGGGCGCCATCGCCAAAGACTGCCGTACCACTTCGTTCCTGGTCGATACCGACCTGCTCGTCGATGCGGGCACCGGCGTGGGCGACCTCACGCTCGACGAAATGGCCGGCATCGACGACGTGGTGCTTACCCACTGCCACCTCGACCACATCGCCGCGCTCCCCCTCATGCTCGACGCCGTCGGCGCCCGCCGCACCCGCCCCGTGCGCGTGCACGCCCTGCGCCCCACCATCGAGGCGCTGCGCGCCCATGTGTTCAACAACGTCATCTGGCCCGACTTCGAAAGCATTCCCAGCCCCGAAGCGCCTTTTGTGAGCTTTCACGACATCACCGTCGGCCAGACCCTGCAACTGGGTACCGCCACCCCCAAGCACATCGAGGTGCTGCCCGCCGTTCACACCGTGCCCGCCTGCGGCTTTGCCGTGTGCCGCGCCGAGGGCGGCGCGAACTGGGTCTTTACCGGCGACACCGAACGCAACCCCCCCTTCTGGGACCGCGTCAACGCCCTCGATGTGGCCATGCTCGTCATCGAAACCGCCTTCAGCAACCGCGAACAGGCCCTGGCCGAACGCAGCCTGCACCTGTCGCCCCGCGTGCTGGCCGACGAGTTGGCGAACATCGGGCCGGGCAAGCAGTACCCGATCTACATCACGCATACCAAGCCGGCTGAAACTGAGGAAATCATGAGCCAGATCCAGCTGCTGGCTGGGCGTCAGGTGGCGGGGTTGGCGCAGCGGGATATCCGGTGGTTGAAGGCGGATGGGGTGCTGACTTTTTGA
- a CDS encoding CHASE2 domain-containing protein codes for MNALRRHWPRIVITLLPVLLALAHATGAWRLGALDRLDHLIYDTRLRATMPGTLDPRIVIVDVDDASLARQGQWPWARDKLARLTEELTGRQQVAVLGFDVMFVEPDRSSGLDKLRQIARGPLRDMPGLAGEIERLAPTLDNDATFAKAMEGQRVALGYYFTRTEKGGAKGQLPAAPLLTPEAFPPGHRYATEWNGFGANLPVLAAAAPASGFLNTLVGSGDDGVIRTVPLIARYEGDRGRPGYYESLGLAVYRLANGAPPVLPAFAPGGGAPRLQSLIVGGLRLPVDETASMQVPFRGPGGADGGSFRYVPAGDVLEGRLAPGELKDRIVLVGATAPGLQDLRATPVGAAFPGVEVHANVVSAMLDHRLLAVPDYAPGYEVLNVLAAGLVLALGLTLLPAPRAVVLGIVTVAVLVGVNAWLYKNHSLVLPMASVLAMVTLAFVFNMGWGYFIESRVRRGLVRLFGTYVPPQLVDEMLVTPGRYSMRAESKNMTVMFCDMREFTRLSEQMTPAELQSFLNTLFSRLTDVISAHRGTVDKYMGDCVMAFWGAPIDTPDHATLAVRAALEMAEAVRDVNKAHGTDGRPQISVGIGINSGVMSVGDMGSAARRSYTVVGDAVNLASRLEGLSAHYGVEIVASGATRDLAPGFLWQELDSVLVKGKAQAVAVFTPWAADTGAQTAAAQQQRAQLQRWAEVLAAYRRQDWAAGRNLLDPLLAADAKKVLYQLYAQRLASMALRPQDPEWDGATRFETK; via the coding sequence ATGAATGCGCTCAGGCGGCACTGGCCGCGGATCGTCATCACGCTGCTGCCGGTTTTGCTGGCGCTGGCGCATGCCACCGGCGCCTGGCGCCTGGGTGCCCTCGACCGGCTTGACCACCTGATCTACGACACCCGCCTGCGCGCCACCATGCCGGGCACGCTCGACCCCCGCATCGTGATCGTGGACGTCGACGACGCCAGCCTCGCCAGACAAGGGCAGTGGCCCTGGGCGCGCGACAAGCTCGCCCGGCTGACCGAGGAACTCACCGGGCGCCAGCAGGTGGCGGTGCTGGGCTTCGACGTGATGTTCGTCGAGCCGGACCGAAGCTCGGGCCTCGACAAGCTTCGCCAGATTGCGCGCGGACCGCTGCGCGACATGCCGGGCCTGGCCGGGGAAATCGAACGGCTCGCGCCCACGCTCGACAACGACGCCACCTTTGCCAAGGCGATGGAAGGCCAGCGCGTGGCGCTCGGCTACTACTTCACGCGAACCGAAAAGGGCGGCGCCAAGGGGCAGTTGCCGGCGGCGCCGTTGTTGACGCCCGAAGCCTTTCCGCCAGGGCACCGGTATGCCACGGAGTGGAACGGTTTCGGCGCCAACCTCCCGGTGCTGGCCGCCGCCGCGCCCGCTTCGGGGTTTCTCAACACGCTGGTCGGGTCCGGCGACGACGGCGTGATCCGCACCGTGCCGCTCATCGCCCGCTATGAAGGCGACCGGGGCCGGCCCGGCTACTACGAATCGCTGGGGCTCGCCGTCTACAGACTCGCCAACGGCGCGCCGCCCGTGTTGCCGGCCTTTGCCCCCGGTGGCGGCGCGCCCCGGCTGCAGTCGCTGATCGTGGGCGGCCTGCGCCTGCCGGTCGACGAGACCGCCAGCATGCAGGTGCCGTTTCGCGGCCCTGGCGGCGCGGACGGCGGCTCGTTCCGCTATGTGCCGGCCGGCGACGTGCTCGAAGGCCGGCTCGCGCCGGGCGAGCTGAAGGACCGCATCGTGCTCGTGGGCGCCACCGCGCCGGGCCTGCAAGACCTGCGCGCCACGCCCGTCGGCGCCGCGTTTCCCGGCGTCGAAGTGCATGCCAACGTCGTCTCGGCCATGCTCGACCACCGCCTGCTCGCGGTGCCCGACTACGCGCCTGGCTACGAAGTGCTGAACGTGCTGGCCGCCGGGCTCGTGCTGGCGCTCGGCCTCACGCTGCTGCCAGCGCCGCGCGCCGTGGTGCTGGGCATCGTCACCGTCGCGGTGCTGGTCGGCGTGAACGCCTGGCTCTACAAGAACCACAGCCTCGTGCTGCCGATGGCGTCGGTGCTGGCCATGGTGACGCTCGCCTTCGTCTTCAACATGGGCTGGGGCTACTTCATCGAGTCGCGCGTGCGGCGCGGCTTGGTGCGGCTTTTCGGCACCTACGTGCCGCCGCAGCTGGTCGACGAAATGCTCGTGACCCCCGGCCGCTACAGCATGCGCGCCGAGAGCAAGAACATGACCGTGATGTTCTGCGACATGCGCGAGTTCACCCGGCTTTCCGAGCAGATGACGCCGGCCGAACTGCAGAGCTTTCTGAACACCCTGTTCAGCCGGCTCACCGACGTGATCAGCGCCCACCGCGGCACCGTCGACAAATACATGGGCGACTGCGTCATGGCCTTCTGGGGCGCGCCCATCGACACCCCCGACCACGCCACGCTTGCCGTGCGCGCCGCGCTCGAAATGGCCGAGGCCGTGCGCGACGTCAACAAGGCCCACGGCACCGACGGGCGCCCCCAGATCAGCGTCGGCATCGGCATCAACAGCGGCGTCATGAGCGTGGGCGACATGGGCTCCGCCGCGCGGCGCAGCTACACCGTGGTCGGCGACGCGGTCAACCTCGCGTCCCGCCTCGAGGGCCTGAGCGCGCACTACGGCGTCGAAATCGTCGCAAGCGGCGCCACGCGCGACCTTGCGCCCGGCTTCCTCTGGCAGGAGCTGGACAGCGTGCTCGTCAAGGGCAAGGCGCAGGCCGTGGCCGTGTTCACCCCGTGGGCCGCCGACACCGGCGCCCAGACCGCCGCCGCACAGCAGCAACGCGCGCAATTGCAGCGCTGGGCCGAGGTGCTTGCCGCCTACCGCCGCCAGGACTGGGCCGCCGGCCGGAACCTGCTGGACCCGCTGCTTGCCGCGGATGCCAAAAAAGTCCTTTACCAGCTCTACGCCCAGCGATTAGCCTCCATGGCATTGCGGCCCCAAGACCCCGAATGGGACGGCGCAACCCGGTTCGAAACCAAATGA
- a CDS encoding pilin — protein sequence MNRRSIARNVQKGFTLIELMIVVAIIGILAAVALPAYQDYTVRARVSEGLVGAGAAKVHVADILSTGQNSTGGYGANFNAPTASQNVTSVGIAAVTGQTTITYTARAGAGTLVLVPYTGAGALPDATAAFTPPADAIQWQCHSATVATVISPAPTTAATLPVRFAPAACR from the coding sequence ATGAACCGTCGTTCCATCGCACGCAACGTGCAAAAGGGTTTCACCCTTATCGAATTGATGATCGTTGTGGCGATCATTGGTATTTTGGCTGCTGTGGCTCTGCCGGCTTATCAGGACTACACCGTGCGTGCACGCGTGTCTGAAGGCCTTGTCGGAGCCGGTGCTGCCAAGGTGCATGTTGCCGACATTCTTTCCACTGGCCAAAATAGTACCGGCGGATACGGCGCGAACTTCAACGCTCCGACCGCAAGCCAGAACGTTACGTCCGTGGGGATCGCGGCTGTAACCGGTCAAACCACTATTACGTACACTGCTCGTGCAGGTGCCGGTACGCTCGTCCTTGTGCCCTACACAGGCGCTGGTGCACTGCCCGATGCAACCGCCGCGTTTACGCCGCCTGCAGATGCCATCCAATGGCAATGCCATTCCGCGACTGTGGCAACGGTTATCTCGCCAGCGCCAACTACAGCTGCGACCCTGCCGGTGCGCTTTGCTCCTGCTGCCTGCCGCTAA
- the tfpZ gene encoding TfpX/TfpZ family type IV pilin accessory protein: MFNALVSFSVMNSRFRASGIHFLCSMLLALAALGVVYLVWYPVPLAAAIGVGHIFLILLAVDIVIGPLLTFVVYKKGKKSLFFDLTVIAILQGAAFAYGLHAIAVARPAWIVFNVDRFDLVQAHELDRRFLLDTDEAFRNPSWTGPRWVASQTPLDLQKRNQLILESAVGGGDLPQRPDLYVAIKQETENIRRMAHPLQELSRFNRPEVVNRLLQKWPKADAWLPLMAKTRPMTVLLNKKDGSFIAVVDLRPWN, from the coding sequence GTGTTCAACGCTCTCGTTTCTTTTTCAGTAATGAATAGTCGTTTCCGTGCATCTGGCATTCATTTCCTATGTTCGATGCTGCTGGCGCTTGCCGCATTGGGTGTTGTCTATCTGGTTTGGTACCCTGTTCCGCTAGCTGCGGCAATTGGTGTAGGGCATATTTTTCTAATACTTCTTGCAGTTGACATAGTTATTGGCCCGTTGCTGACCTTCGTGGTTTATAAAAAAGGGAAGAAGAGCCTATTTTTCGACTTAACAGTTATCGCGATCTTGCAAGGGGCTGCATTCGCCTACGGACTGCATGCAATAGCCGTCGCACGACCGGCATGGATCGTGTTCAACGTCGATCGCTTTGATCTTGTGCAAGCGCACGAGCTCGATAGGCGATTTTTGTTAGACACCGACGAAGCGTTCCGCAATCCGTCATGGACCGGTCCTCGTTGGGTTGCGTCGCAGACACCTTTGGACTTGCAAAAACGTAATCAACTAATTCTGGAGTCCGCCGTCGGGGGGGGGGATCTGCCTCAGCGTCCCGATTTATATGTGGCTATAAAGCAGGAGACTGAGAACATCAGACGGATGGCGCATCCCTTGCAAGAGTTAAGTCGTTTCAACCGACCAGAGGTTGTGAACCGCTTGCTGCAAAAATGGCCTAAAGCTGACGCATGGCTGCCTCTTATGGCAAAGACTAGGCCCATGACTGTTCTGCTCAACAAGAAAGATGGTTCTTTCATCGCTGTAGTAGATCTTCGGCCTTGGAATTGA
- a CDS encoding FHA domain-containing protein — MPKMIISIDGVVIGQVALAKDRTTLGRRAYNDIVIDNLAVSGEHAVLHMRGGEVELEDLNSTNGTYVNALVVQKQVLKDNDVIELGGCRIHFRARSNVELDTGSARNGSGDFPSSIPLSSAPTEAGALVELGVPMLRVLSDTHGGQDVPLQKVVTTIGKPGVAVAVVTRRRQGYVAASVMGEVTLNGAPLGADAVGLQESDVLELGGATRMQFVRV, encoded by the coding sequence ATGCCGAAAATGATCATTTCGATCGATGGCGTTGTCATCGGGCAAGTGGCGCTCGCCAAAGACCGGACCACGCTGGGGCGGCGCGCCTACAACGACATCGTCATCGACAATCTGGCGGTCAGCGGCGAGCATGCCGTGCTGCACATGCGCGGCGGCGAAGTCGAACTTGAAGATCTCAACAGCACCAACGGCACCTACGTCAATGCGCTCGTCGTCCAGAAGCAGGTGCTCAAGGACAACGACGTCATCGAGCTCGGCGGTTGCCGCATTCACTTCCGCGCCCGCAGCAACGTGGAACTCGACACGGGTTCGGCGCGCAACGGATCGGGCGACTTTCCTTCTTCCATTCCGCTCTCGTCCGCGCCCACCGAAGCCGGCGCGCTGGTCGAACTCGGGGTGCCGATGCTGCGCGTTCTCTCGGACACCCACGGCGGGCAAGACGTGCCACTGCAGAAGGTCGTCACCACCATCGGCAAGCCCGGCGTGGCCGTGGCGGTTGTCACGCGCCGCCGGCAAGGCTACGTGGCGGCCAGCGTCATGGGCGAGGTCACGCTCAATGGCGCCCCGCTCGGCGCCGACGCCGTCGGGCTGCAGGAAAGCGACGTGCTGGAACTCGGCGGCGCCACGCGCATGCAGTTCGTTCGGGTCTGA